The Sebastes umbrosus isolate fSebUmb1 chromosome 19, fSebUmb1.pri, whole genome shotgun sequence genome has a segment encoding these proteins:
- the abl1 gene encoding tyrosine-protein kinase ABL1 isoform X3 gives MKMLEICLKLVGCKSKKGLSSSSSCYLEEALQRPDFESQGLTEAARWNSKENLLAGPSENDPNLFVALYDFVASGDNTLSITKGEKLRVLGYNHNGEWCEAQTKNGQGWVPSNYITPVNSLEKHSWYHGPVSRNAAEYLLSSGINGSFLVRESESSPGQRSISLRYEGRVYHYRINTASDGKNLFLLQLYVSSESRFNTLAELVHHHSTVADGLITTLHYPAPKRNKPTIYGVSPNYDKWEMERTDITMKHKLGGGQYGEVYEGVWKKYNLTVAVKTLKEDTMEVEEFLKEAAVMKEIKHPNLVQLLGVCTREPPFYIITEFMTHGNLLDYLRECNREEVNAVVLLHMATQISSAMEYLEKKNFIHRDLAARNCLVGENHLVKVADFGLSRLMTGDTYTAHAGAKFPIKWTAPESLAYNKFSIKSDVWAFGVLLWEIATYGMSPYPGIDLSQVYELLEKDYRMDRPEGCPEKVYELMRDCWRWNPSERPSFAETHQAFETMFQESSISDEVEKELGKKGKKATLGPIQKAPELPIKSRTLRKNMDNRDGDSPDPLEPEVAVSSPMLPRKERPLLDSNLNEDDRLIPKDKDKSRGFLSLIKKKKKNAPAPPKRSSSFREMDIHPDRRGATPDLRDSDSFNNGASLAINDITHGLDSAKFLSNNNGAGGITNGAPTYPGPLFPRKKGAPAVPGPGGKTATTPPSEEESMSNSKRFLWSSSMPSGSDGTEWKSVTLPRDLGQRHFDSGTFGGKPALPRKRTSEQKGENAPRMGTLTPPPRLNTLSDVSSAFLGKDTDPSPGSSPQALTPKVVRRPGLPGLENSKTSALHAELLKPNVFPALGAAGDESRARRHRHTGDSSSVRERGKLQKPKPAPPPPPTNARTGKTSRSPTQELPSPSSTTSDVKAKGLPSLSEPHHTTTASDQARSPLSEGSKKLPLGSTSKPQPLKTSASSSSVTTSLSSQSLGGFSSSLTSPGDLSSPTAFIPLVNTRRSLRKIAPRQAAERTPNSAVTREMVLEGTELLCTAICRNSEQTGSHSAVLEAGKNLSKYCVSYVDSIQQMRNKFAFREAINKLENSLRELQICPTATGGANAQQDFSKLLSSVKEISDIVQR, from the exons aagCTCTCCAGAGACCAGACTTTGAGAGTCAGGGTCTGACCGAAGCGGCCCGCTGGAACTCCAAAGAGAACTTGTTGGCCGGACCAAGCGAGAATGACCCCAACCTGTTTGTCGCACTCTATGACTTTGTGGCCAGTGGTGACAACACACTCAGCATTACTAAAG GAGAGAAGCTGCGTGTGCTGGGTTACAACCACAACGGCGAGTGGTGCGAGGCACAGACCAAGAATGGCCAGGGCTGGGTGCCGTCCAACTACATCACCCCGGTCAACAGCCTGGAGAAGCACAGCTGGTACCATGGACCCGTGTCACGCAACGCTGCCGAGTACCTGCTCAGCTCGGGCATCAACGGGAGCTTTCTGGTCCGCGAGAGCGAGAGCAGCCCCGGCCAGAGGTCCATTTCTCTGCGGTACGAGGGGAGAGTCTACCATTACAGGATTAACACTgcgtctgacggcaag AACCTCTTTCTCCTCCAGCTGTACGTCTCGTCGGAGAGCCGTTTCAACACACTGGCGGAGCTGGTGCACCACCACTCCACGGTGGCCGACGGCCTCATCACCACGCTGCACTACCCGGCGCCGAAGCGCAACAAGCCCACCATCTACGGGGTTTCTCCCAACTACGACAAGTGGGAGATGGAGCGCACTGACATCACTATGAAGCACAAGCTGGGCGGGGGCCAGTACGGGGAGGTGTACGAGGGCGTCTGGAAGAAGTACAACCTCACTGTGGCTGTCAAGACACTAAAG GAGGATAcgatggaggtggaggagttTCTCAAGGAGGCCGCTGTCATGAAAGAGATCAAACACCCCAACCTGGTACAACTGTTAG GTGTGTGCACACGGGAGCCACCGTTCTACATTATCACAGAGTTCATGACCCATGGGAACCTACTAGACTACCTGAGGGAGTGCAACAGAGAGGAGGTCAATGCAGTGGTGCTGCTCCACATGGCCACGCAGATCTCCTCCGCTATGGAGtacctggagaaaaaaaactttatacaCAG GGACTTGGCTGCCCGTAACTGTCTGGTCGGGGAGAACCACCTGGTGAAGGTTGCAGACTTCGGCTTGAGCAGGCTAATGACTGGAGACACCTACACAGCTCATGCTGGGGCCAAGTTCCCCATCAAGTGGACCGCTCCGGAGAGTCTGGCCTACAACAAGTTCTCCATTAAGTCTGATGTCTGGG CATTTGGTGTGCTGCTGTGGGAGATCGCCACCTACGGCATGTCTCCCTACCCCGGAATTGACCTGTCCCAAGTGTACGAGCTGCTGGAGAAAGACTACCGAATGGACCGACCAGAGGGCTGCCCCGAGAAGGTCTACGAGCTCATGAGGGACT GTTGGAGGTGGAACCCCTCAGAACGTCCATCTTTTGCTGAAACACACCAAGCCTTTGAGACCATGTTCCAGGAGTCCAGCATCTCTGATG AGGTGGAAAAGGAGCTGGGCAAGAAAGGGAAGAAGGCAACATTAGGCCCCATCCAGAAGGCTCCAGAGCTGCCCATCAAAAGCAGAACTCTCcgcaaaaacatggacaaccgGGATGGAGATAGTCCAG ACCCACTGGAGCCGGAGGTAGCTGTGTCGTCACCCATGCTCCCCAGGAAAGAGCGCCCCCTCCTGGACAGTAACCTGAATGAGGATGACCGCTTGATACCCAAAGACAAGGACAAGTCGCGTGGCTTCCTCAGTCtcataaagaaaaagaaaaagaacgcACCAGCTCCGCCCAAACGCAGCTCCTCTTTCAGAGAGATGGACATCCACCCTGACAGGAGGGGCGCCACCCCAGATCTCCGAGACAGCGACAGCTTCAACAACGGTGCTTCATTGGCCATTAACGACATCACACACGGCCTCGATTCTGCAAAGTTCCTGAGTAACAATAACGGGGCAGGGGGCATCACCAACGGGGCTCCTACGTACCCGGGTCCTTTGTTTCCCAGGAAGAAGGGAGCTCCGGCTGTGCCTGGCCCTGGAGGGAAAACAGCTACAACACCGCCCAGCGAGGAGGAATCCATGTCTAACTCAAAACGTTTTCTCTGGTCCTCTAGCATGCCCAGCGGCTCAGATGGCACCGAATGGAAGTCTGTCACACTGCCGCGAGACCTCGGCCAGCGCCACTTTGACTCAGGCACCTTCGGGGGCAAGCCGGCTCTGCCACGCAAGAGAACCAGCGAGCAAAAAGGGGAGAACGCCCCTCGAATGGGCACCCTGACTCCCCCGCCGCGTCTGAACACCTTATCAGATGTTTCCTCTGCCTTTTTAGGCAAAGACACTGATCCCAGTCCTGGTTCCAGTCCCCAGGCGTTAACACCTAAGGTGGTCAGGAGACCGGGGTTGCCGGGACTGGAGAACTCCAAGACCAGCGCTCTCCACGCTGAGCTTCTCAAGCCCAACGTGTTCCCTGCTTTAGGGGCAGCTGGAGACGAGAGCAGGGCCCGCAGACACAGGCACACTGGGGACTCGTCATCTGTCAGGGAAAGAGGAAAGTTACAGAAACCCAAGCCAGCCCCGCCTCCGCCGCCCACCAACGCCCGAACGGGCAAGACTTCCCGCAGCCCCACTCAAGAACTCCCCTCCCCCTCGTCCACCACCTCAGATGTCAAAGCTAAGGgcctcccctctctctcagaGCCCCACCATACAACCACTGCCAGTGACCAAGCCCGCTCACCCCTCAGTGAGGGCTCCAAGAAGCTGCCCCTGGGCTCCACCTCCAAACCTCAACCGTTAAAgacctccgcctcctcctcctcagtgacCACCTCCCTCTCCAGCCAGAGCCTCGGaggcttctcctcctccctcacctcCCCCGGCGACCTCAGCTCGCCCACCGCTTTCATCCCCCTAGTGAACACCCGACGCTCCCTCCGTAAGATTGCACCCCGCCAGGCCGCCGAGCGCACCCCCAACTCGGCGGTGACGCGCGAGATGGTGCTGGAAGGCACCGAGCTGCTCTGCACGGCCATTTGCCGCAACTCGGAGCAGACGGGTAGCCACAGCGCCGTGCTGGAGGCCGGAAAGAACCTGTCCAAGTACTGCGTGAGCTACGTCGACTCCATACAGCAGATGAGGAACAAGTTCGCCTTCCGCGAGGCCATCAACAAGCTCGAGAACAGCCTGCGCGAGCTGCAAATCTGCCCCACCGCCACAGGGGGCGCCAATGCACAGCAGGACTTCAGCAAGCTGCTGTCCTCTGTCAAAGAGATCAGTGACATTGTTCAGAGGTAG